The following are from one region of the Variovorax sp. V213 genome:
- a CDS encoding DUF2141 domain-containing protein, whose protein sequence is MNFLLPRPGVRALCTAALLSPLAALAADLSLNVADGPAAEATLYVALYNDAASYADSKALASQTAPMQGGKARLVFTGLAPGRYALRAFADENGNGKLDTNLMGMPTERYGFSNDAKGNRAAPAFEAAAFSVEADLQTVIHLR, encoded by the coding sequence ATGAACTTTCTACTGCCCCGACCGGGTGTGCGCGCCCTGTGCACCGCCGCGCTCCTCTCCCCGCTGGCCGCGCTGGCGGCCGACCTGAGCCTGAACGTGGCCGACGGGCCGGCCGCCGAAGCCACGCTCTACGTGGCGCTGTACAACGACGCCGCCAGCTACGCCGACAGCAAGGCCCTGGCGTCGCAGACCGCGCCGATGCAGGGCGGCAAGGCCCGGCTCGTATTCACGGGACTGGCGCCGGGGCGCTACGCGCTGCGGGCCTTCGCCGACGAGAACGGCAACGGCAAGCTCGACACCAACCTCATGGGCATGCCGACCGAGCGCTACGGCTTCTCGAACGACGCGAAGGGCAACCGCGCCGCGCCCGCCTTCGAAGCCGCGGCCTTCAGCGTCGAGGCCGACCTGCAGACCGTCATTCACCTGCGCTGA
- a CDS encoding AI-2E family transporter — protein sequence MNSPQLQRGVFLALLAVVTVAFLWVLMPFFGAVLWGVALAILFTPLYKRLLKKMPGWHNAAALSTLAICLFIVILPLAMVGVSLVQEIVQVTQNIRSGQINFAAYFQQILNAVPQWLLSIFDRFNLGDMEAWQARISAGAAQGSQLIAGQALTIGQNTFDFVISFFVMLYLLYFLVRDGAALSKMMREALPLAKPHTHYLLNKFTTVIRATVKGNVAVAIAQGAIGGLAFWLLGVQGALLWAVLMAFLSLLPAVGAALIWGPVAIYYLATGHFWQGGILIFVGVFVIGLVDNILRPVLVGKDTQMPDYIVLMSTIGGMAIFGINGFVIGPVIAALFMAAWSLFVESGQLEASPGDDKHNG from the coding sequence ATGAACTCACCCCAACTCCAGCGCGGCGTGTTCCTCGCCCTGCTCGCCGTCGTCACCGTGGCCTTTCTCTGGGTGCTGATGCCGTTCTTCGGCGCGGTGCTGTGGGGCGTTGCGCTGGCGATTCTGTTCACACCGCTCTACAAGCGGCTGCTCAAGAAAATGCCCGGCTGGCACAACGCCGCGGCGCTCTCGACGCTGGCCATCTGCCTGTTCATCGTGATTCTTCCGCTGGCCATGGTCGGGGTGTCGCTGGTGCAGGAAATCGTGCAGGTCACGCAGAACATCCGCTCGGGGCAGATCAATTTCGCGGCCTACTTCCAGCAGATCCTCAACGCCGTGCCGCAATGGCTTCTGAGCATCTTCGACCGCTTCAACCTCGGCGACATGGAAGCCTGGCAGGCCCGCATTTCCGCAGGCGCCGCGCAAGGCAGCCAGCTCATCGCAGGCCAGGCGCTCACCATCGGCCAGAACACCTTCGACTTCGTCATCAGCTTCTTCGTGATGCTGTACCTGCTGTATTTCCTGGTGCGCGACGGCGCGGCGCTCTCCAAGATGATGCGCGAAGCACTGCCGCTGGCCAAGCCGCACACGCACTACCTGCTCAACAAGTTCACCACCGTGATCCGCGCGACCGTGAAGGGCAACGTGGCGGTGGCCATTGCGCAGGGCGCCATCGGCGGGCTGGCGTTCTGGCTGCTGGGCGTGCAGGGCGCGCTGCTGTGGGCCGTGCTGATGGCCTTTCTCTCGCTGCTGCCCGCCGTGGGCGCGGCGCTCATCTGGGGGCCGGTGGCCATCTACTACCTTGCCACGGGCCATTTCTGGCAGGGCGGCATCCTGATCTTCGTCGGCGTGTTCGTGATCGGGCTGGTCGACAACATCCTGCGCCCGGTGCTGGTGGGCAAGGACACGCAGATGCCGGACTACATCGTGCTGATGTCGACCATCGGCGGCATGGCGATCTTCGGCATCAACGGCTTCGTGATCGGACCGGTGATCGCGGCGCTGTTCATGGCGGCGTGGAGCCTGTTCGTGGAGTCGGGCCAGCTCGAAGCCAGCCCCGGCGACGACAAGCACAACGGCTGA